TCGTCTCGGTCCGTGTCGATGGAATATTCATACGACAGGGTCGTATTTGCGTTTCAGCGAGATTATCGTGGCCGTGTCGGTGGCTTTCGTCGAAAGCCGTCCTCGAAACGAAGCTCTAGGTTCGGTTACCGAAGAAAATTCGTCGAAATTACCCTCTCGAGACTCGCGAAGGGAAACGTTTCGAAACAGGGAGAAAGTCTTTGTACGTCGAAATGGTATTGAGCTCGAATGGCCTCGCGAGATTTGCTCGATGCTGTTTACCCGGCCTCTTTTTTCCCCTTCGACCCCTTCTTTCCATTAATTAGCCGAGGATAAATACGACCGAGCTCTCCTCCGATTTACGCGAAACCTTTCTTTCCTCGTAAATTTAACTATGCTGATCCGATCGGAACGACCCATGATACTTATCGAGATACTCGAAGTAGTAATTAAATACGGATATCAATTTTTCGTTAAATGTTCGCTTCCTTGTCCTAGACGTTCGACGACGCTAAGCATTCCATTTCAAGTAAGAAATCAGCGACGCGAAGAGTATCGTTATCGTCGTTTTATCGTTTTCAGGGAGTAATGCAAAATTTCGCGGACGAATTTCGACAGCGTACCACGTAGTAACCCGGTAGATTATTCCCCTTTGTTAGTTTACGTGTCGTGCAAGCTGTTATCGGGAGTCGGGAGCGTGCCGTCGAGGGGGACTACTGCGAAATTTTCGCTAACCAACATGGCCGTTCTCGGATCAACCCCTCGACTAGACCGATGCCAAGTTTCCCCGCGTAGGGTGACAGAGGCTTAGGATCCTGGGGACGTATTCCAGCCGCGTTTTACGCACTGCGTATATCATTATCGCGAGTTCATTTCTGCTCGGTTACCCCATTGACTTCGACTAAACGGTGGATCAAAGAGTAACATTCCGTCGCTAAACCCTGCCACCTATAATTCGGTCTTTGCGGGATTTCCTACGAGATCGTGATCGAGGCTGAAGGGCTGGTCGAGCTCTTTGTTCGCGCCACCATCAAATATAAGGCTACGATCGTTTGCGGAACGGCATATGGCCAGATGTACGGTGAATATTGTATCCAATCGACGTCGGACCGAAACAAGAACGAGCTTTTTTTACCGTGAAAATTTCTCAACATCGTATCTTCTCCGATTCTTCTACGGCCAATATTAGTTACGCGTTTCTTTAAACAaggatttttcaattattcgaaCAGACGAAATTCGCAACGCCGATTGCGCTCTCTCATTCCAGTGAAATATTTACGCGTTAAAACAATGCTCGCGAAACAACGGCTGTAAATCGCGATCAGACTGGTCATCGATGGGGCAACGCGAACGGTGAGGGGAAAGGAAGAGGGAATGAAGGTCAGAGGGCGGAAAAGCCCGCGTGTGCGCACGTGCGAGCGACGCGCATTTTCACGAGGATGCGGTCCTGCAGATGGGAGCGATCGAAAGCAGGGGTGAGCCGGCGGCCATGTCGGTGCCATGCCAATTAAACAAATGCCTGGTAGAAACTCGAGCAACCCCTGGGGCCTCGGGCCACGCAGTGGCCCCTCTTGCCTCTTTGTTGCCCTCTTTGTTCCGTTGATCGCGTTGGTTCGTCCGCTGGTTCCTCTCTGTTCGACCGCAAGAGGGGACCACACGTGTCGAGCAGCATGCGAAATTCGAGTCGAGGCCAACTGGTACGCGCGAGCACGCGCGACCCAACTTCCCGCAAAGAGCTTGCGCCGTACGCCCGCGAGCGGATGACACGCGGCGCGTGCGATCGCCGAAACGCGCTTCGAATTTCTAATCATCCACGACACCGACCTGCTCTTTAAAGCCATTTTCTTTCGAAAAGTGCCCGTTGCCGAAACTCCCTTCGATTTAATACCGGAATAACTTACTTTTACGTTAAGCAGTTTTACGCTCGCTTCTACGCCATCCAATAAATCGACAACGTAAATGCGTTCTTTCGATGGAGATAACCCTTCATCTCGGGAAGACCCGAAGCATCTGAAATCGAATGGCAAAAACTCGTCCCAACGCGATAAACTTTTATCTACGTTGACCTTATTGGAAAACTTGTTTGCTTTTCGAAGAGTGCACGACGAACTCGTGACGATCCCACGAATCACCGAGAAAAGAACGATATGCGGTCTTGGCCTGTTCGATCTCTCGCCGAATTACGTAACGAGGtccaaataattaatacaataacCTCGTCCGTTCGAGACTGGTCAAACTGTTCGACTTTGCGATTGTTCGAAGTCGGCCAAGTCGATCTGGCGCGTCGCGACGAATCCCGTGACGCAAAGTCTGCTTTGTCAGCGACAGGACAACGCTTCCTGCTACTAATCCCGAAAGCTTCTTAAGGCAAACACGCTTGCTTTCCCATGGGAACCCGTTTTCCTTCGCTACACGAACCCGTTAACATTTTCGGCTAAACATTTCGACAAACTGAAACGTACTACAGATTTCTTTATCGAAGCAACGAGTTCATTCGTGCAACtgcatattaataaataacgaACACTAATAATTTCGAACAGCCGCTTTTACTTGTCCGACGATTAAAAACAAATCTGTACACGTTACACCTTTATTCGCACTAAATCATTAAATGACAAGACAATCGTACGCAATCTGCACCTTCGATTCATTTATCGGTATAGAGTCGAGGATAATCGGTGTCTTAATTTAGACTTATCGCGCTTTTTAGGACAATGCCTTATGGGGATGCAGATATCTTTTCTGTTTCTAGCGTAACCCTCTTTGCAGTAGCAGTCATCGTTACATTTCTACAAAACAGAAATCTCGAATTGTAATATCAACTGCAAGAATAGACGTAAATTCCAATTCCGAAATAGAATGTACTCACAATGTTTACGATCGGACAAGGTTCACCCAGAGTGTCGCAAGTTGTTTGACAAGCGGATCCACACTGATACTCCTCGTGTGGtctgttacatattatttttccgGCCAGTATAGCTAAAACATTTAACGTGCAAACTCAGGTATTCTCGATGATCATTTCGACGAATTAAGCGACACCACTCGAACAATCGATGATTAACAACTTACTCGAAGACAATACCGCCAGAGCAACGAACAACGCGAAAATGATTCGAAACATTATTTCAGTTCCTTCAGAAGTAATGTCTATTACTTTTCTGCGGAAACTTATATACGTTTCATGAATGCTTATCGCGCAAACGAATCAAACAAACACAGGTCTCGTGCAAGCACGCAAGGTTACTCGATCGTTTCCCCTCTAATTGTCCTCATTGGTAGCTAGCATATAATAAGTGAAATCGACTACTAAACTTTTAAgtactgataatattgatacTTTCTAAATGTTTTTCTTCGACGATAAACCTGAATAAACTCATCACCGATCCCCGTAAGTTGTCTGATCCGCGTGTACACAGTATTTTGCCCTCTGTCGGCGAAAGAGATACTTGGCGAAAAATGTTATTCGGGACAAAACGGGAAATCCCGTCGATACAAAGTTGTCTCAGAGAGGATCACGCGCGTTGATGTACCGCTTCCGAGAACACTACGCTCGCCGTTAACTCGCCATAGGAAATCCCTGAGTTTCGTTAAACCAGTGAGTCACGATTTATCTATATTCTGGTGGTTTTGTcaataatatacataaaatagaCGGAAAGATAAGCAGCGATGTCCTCAAGCATATTACGACCTCGGACAAACGTAATTGCACTACttgtaataacattaataactcTTAACGATATCGATGGAAACGAACGATacgtttcaaaaaattgaaaattcgatgCCACGCGATAATGTAGCGATTCGCTACATGCATAGTGTTACTTATAGCATCGAATGATTTCGCACCCACAGCGTCGACGATCTCAGCTTAGATCGAGAAGAgtgcttttttttattttttaaatttcacggATGTTACGAAGCGAACAGGGAGCCAACAAATGTCTCGTATTATCGACGCGGTGAGGCGCGTCGCGGCACGGCGGTCCGGGCTCAAAAGAAAACGTTCGTTGCCGATCGGACGCGTTAATATCGGGTTAGTGTGTCGAAGCAGTCGTTTTAAAGGGGGTAAAATTGTGGCACAAAGGAGGCTCGCCTCCTGTAACGGTGGCGTTGCACAGGGGTGAAAAGTGGAGCAAAGAGCGAAGGGTAGCCAGGACGGAAGGAAGCAGGGCGTGCAGGGTAACTCGAGGACCTTCGATCGAGTTTTCCGTCATCGGCGGCTGCTCCTACTCGTTCCCGAGAAAACGGACTGCCTTTCAATTTCACGAAGCACCTACGCATTATCTTATTAAGGAGAACTTATGCGAGTTTAATCTGAAAAATCTGAATCGAGTTTGCTTTCCACTTAGAAATCACTCTTGTTCGCTTTCGCTTTGAGCTACAAAAACAACGAGAAATGCTTGAAAGCGTTCCTCTGTCTCCTTCTCGTTTCCGTTCGTCCTCGTTTCCGTTTTATTCGACGAGCCTGGCGACGACAATCGAATATCCGATAATCAAAATGCTATTTGTTATCGAGCATTCTGAACCGAGTTTctccgtttcgattttatttcagTCTACAGCTTTCTCTTTCGCATTCCCTTTCATTGGAACGTTACGTTACCACTTAAATTGTAGCGGTACACCCAAAACTTGCACAGAGGTGATTTCCTTTTAAACGAGTTTCGCCGTTTCTTTACAAATTCACGATTAATCTATACGTTTTCTTCCTAGCTGTGCATCATTGAATATCATTGTAAGATGGTTACGTAAAAATCAGCTCGAATGCCTGCAATTTTATCACCAAACTGTGAAATCTTATTTCGCTTGTATTTTACTGAAAAATAAGTAAACGAATCGAATCATTCGTGTTTATCGCGGTTACGTCGTTATTCCCAAGAAAGATATATTTTCAGTCGCGTAACAATATCGTATCGGAAAAATGCCACCCGTTGAAACGAACAACCAGAGAAACCAAAATTATGTAACTGCAATGACCCAAAGGAAGGTCACGACCATAATCGTACGACAGAGTCGTCGTAGCGCTAACGGATCAATACTATCTAATAAGTGTAACCGTTTAATCGGTCCAGAAGATAATAGAACGATATTAGATTGTTACGCGCTAAACAAATGATTTCGAAATATAAACATTCCAtggcataaaattattttaaaatcgcACTTACGATAAGTCGATTCGAAACTTCGAGGCCATGTAAACGTTTTATCGACACGGTTTATACAAATTGACTGGATCTTCGTCGAGAGAAACAATGAACAGATCAATTAGCAAAGTTAACTTCTGAAAAACGAATGTGCGCGAGATAATATATCCGGTTACGTATTATCTCGAATAATATCGTGTTAGTGTTCTGGTACAGACGTGCTATTTTTTCAACGGATGAAGCTCGTTAGCTGGATTTCGGAAacgaaaaaaagtgaaaaaacaACGCGCGAACGAGCGGTTCGAACGAGCCAAGACAAAGCCAAGCGTTGATCGTCGAAGATGGTCGTTCATGGAATGAACGGACGTTCAGATTTTCTAGTTTGTCAGCAATATTTCGTTGACGCGTGTATCTGTGAGAGAAGAGGAGAATACAGGAAAGGAAGAAGATGAGCAGAGAGGCGGGAGATCGTGTACCGAGTGATTTCGTAAGATCGGTATATAAAGGCTGGTAAGTGGACAAAATTTAGTCAGTCTAGTTTTGAGTCAGGTTACTTACCGTTCGAGAAACGAATCAACAATGTCCCGAACTTTATTCGTTCTATTCGTCGTTTTGGCGTTATTCTCTGTCAGTGAGTAGCACCTGtcgatcacaaaatcttactttATCGTTTTCATCCAAAGAAGCCTACCTTCTTCCACAAAATTCTCCTCGAGATAcatattgaaaatgaagttttcTACTATTCTTAAAGGTTCCTACGGTCAACAATGCGGAGTGAACGAGGAATTCAAGAGTTGCGGATCAGCCTGCGAACCTAGTTGCGCTAAACCACGCACCGATATTTGTACATACGTTAGTATTCCAACTTTTCTTTAAATTCGCTTTAATTCTTGTCGAAATGATCAAACAACACTTTTCTGACACATATTTCACGTTCGCTTTTTGATTTTTTACCCGTTTCCAGCAATGTAAGATCGGTTGCCAATGTAAGGACGGGTACTTGAGAAACGGCGAAGGAGCTTGTGTCCTACCCGAGAACTGTTAACACCGGACCATGGAAACCACAATTTCGTCAGCTACTTATCTACGATTTACTCCTTGCTTTCTTTACGTTACCAACGACGCCGAACTTTTCACTTTTTCGAATTAACAGCGCACACGAAATGTATCGATAATAAGAATAAACTGCTGTTGTGAAATCTTATAACTTCGTATCAATTTTTAATCGTTTTGTCCAACGTTTCGTTCGAAATAATCGAAAGacaaagagaaaaaagaaaattgcatGTATTCCTTAAAATTCAAAGTTGTTCAAACGCGGATGTAAACGTGTCGCGTTTGTTGTCGCGGATGTAagcgtttaaaaaatattcgagTTGTACCGAAAGAAATGGCCAACCGGTTTATGTTTATATACGTAACATACAAGTACATCGAATTAAACGCGGTCAATCGTATTAATTTAAGAAGATCTTGAACGATGTCAAAGGGCACGGCCTCTCGATCGCTCGTTAACAGCTCGCTGCTCGTCCCCAATATACGTCGATAACGTTATCTCTCAGCACGTAGCGCGTTCCAAGACAATTCGAAAAAAATGCGAACCCGTTATTTCGGCCGAACCAAAATACACGAACCCCAACCATTTTTTTTCTCTTAAAagtttaaattacagaaaaaatATTATCGCTCCTCGAACGCTGGTGTGTTTCTAAGAACATCTCAACCGCGAGTAGTCGAGCAAATAGAGCTAAGTCAACCGAACGACGATCTCGAGGACATTCGTAATAACAATTACCGATATTTGCTGAAGATAAGCACTCCTTGAACCAAACAAAATGGAGTCCATTAACACCGATCGTAATAGGCGtccattatatgtatataatatatttaattaggcAGACTTTTAAGTATGCACGCATATGAATAGGTGTCTTTcaaaggaaaagaaaattttCCATTTAAAGCGCGACGAAAGAAGGAAAAGCAAACCCCGATGCAATCGCGATCGTGCAAGTATACAGTGCTCGCGTTGCATCACTCACTGTCAATCAAACGTTATTTACCTGGTGGTCAGTCGCAAAACAAGATATCAATGGGATAATTGATGAAGTGGCGATCGTTAATCAGTATGAATCGAACACGATGAAATGACGAATCGCAAGTGACCGAGTGGTGGAACGTAAAAAATCAGGAGTAGGTAGTATCTCGAATCGTATATAAAGTGAGCAACGTCGGTGAGAATCATAATTCGTTGATCAACAACCATGTCTCGTGCAACGTTCGCTCTCTTGCTCATTGTAGCAATTGCTTACACTAGTGAGTAAACAAAGTAAACAAAAGTAACTGTTATTAGTTGAAACATTATGTTTCTTTGAtcgatgatttttaaaaatgtactttCGCGAACATTTATCAGTGAAATTCTTACGTTCGATAAACGACGCCCGGATCAAGTtatttaacaagtttaataattcactGCAGGTGCTCATCCGCAACAGAATGGCCCTTCGAAACAGTGTGGTCCTAACGAAGTATTTAACGAATGTGGATCACCTTGCGTGGACACCTGTGATAAGCCTGCCTCTTCCGTTTGTAGCTTGGTTAGTATTACGCGATCTCGTACACTTATTCGAATCAGTAATTATTCGATGAAATTTCTTCGAACCCGTATGCGACCGTCGTTACAGAGCTGCAAGATTGGCTGCGAGTGTAAACCAGGATTCGTGAGGAACAAGGAGAACAAGTGCGTCCTTACTCGCGACTGTTGAGTAAGAGGAACAGGAAATCGACGACGGAACAATGTACGCAACAGCAATATACGGCAGATCTCTTTCTATACGATCTCGTAtaactacaatttttatttagcgATTCCGGCTAAATGGCCGTAATCAATCATATCGCTTACTACTGTTAATCCTAATTGTTATACAACTATTTATATAAACGTTCGTGTAATACAAAtatatgttttttatttttcgtcacGACACTTTCCCGACTCATTGGATTCTATACCgtaaatttctttatatttttccatCTTACTTATCGAACTTATCGATTGCTTATCAATCATCCGCAACAGTCGACACGATTACAACGACGCAAAGAAAAGTCTATTCCGTTGATACAGAACGAAACACCAATTCGCAAAACGAATTAATTCGATTAATTTAATTCTCCGCGAATGATAAATTCGCGATAAAACTGGAATTTAGttgacatataatgtgtacaattaatattttttatattttttatatatttagttttaatttaatacaaagaTTTATAGATGAACCATTCGGTCCACATGATCGTGCCTTCAAGCAAGATAAGTACACGATTTATCGACAACATGGCCGCGGATATCGTTTATGGTCTTCATAGTGCGCTTTAAAATACACTGGAAGAACATAACTAAAAAACTTAACTTTCTAACTTCCGTTATAAGGTTCGTTTATCGAACGGGGTGATGTTAAATGTTGCGTACCGTAAACTCGTATGCCAGGCAGTTTGGCTATTCGACGTTGTTCGCGCGTACACGCCAATCGGGTAAACAGGTTAATCTCTGCAAACGTGACTTTTCTCGCGTAACAAAACGAGCCTAGTTGTTCGCCAGCGAATCGTGGTCCCCGTTAAATAAATTACCAACCTCTTCTCGAGAGCTGCGTTGCCTACGAGCCGTGAAAACGGCCGCGCCAGCGAAAAACAGAAGGCGGGCCACGTCGATCCAATTAAAACTTTCCAATTAGAACAATTGAAAAACGAGAGCTTCGATGAACCGAGCCATGCTCGTTACCTAACTTTTTTAACGAGAAATCACGGCCATCGTCGACCTACATAAAATTCCTTCGGCGAATCTGCTTCCGTTCGTAAATTTCGCGATTTCGCGCTTTTCTCGACCGCGCGAATCTCGACCTCGACGAGATCGAACAAATCGAAGGCAACGTCGCAAGAACCGGACGGATACGGTATCCTAACCACGTGCGACCGGTTTCATCAGCGACACCTAAAGAACCCTCGGGGAGGACGAAATCGTCAGTTTCGGAAGAACGAAACGAGGGAGGCGACGACGAGGCAATAGCAACGAAATTTCCTCCTATATTTCGCGAAAATCGAATTTCCTTCCGACCGGTTGCCTCAATATGTTTCGCGGATAAAGCGGAACACTCCTGGACGATGATAATACGTTTTTCCGAACGAATCTCGGAGTTATTGTCCCGGGAACGCGAATAGAATCATGGCGATCTCGCGGAATCGAGGAACGTGTCCAGAGATTCTGTCGCTTTACAATATTACGATAGTTTGCCGGATTTCGCACCGTAATTTCGATCGTTTCGTTACGGAATAGCAAGATGCGAGTGATTCGTCGAAGGAGTTCGCCCGATCGATGACGACCCGATGTACGAGCGAGAGACGCAACGAGTCAACTATTAGGGGTACGCTCGATGTTGCGACGCGTGTCTGGTTTACGTTGCATCGATCCAGCAGTCTGTATGAAATCCGCAAAAGAACTTTCCGTCCAAATTATTGACCGACATAATCATATCAGTTATAACGTATAAAGCGACAAAGTTTGGTCGCGAATCGTTTGGACGATAAGATCAGGTATACGACGATATACGATTACAACAATACTTTTCTATTCTTTTGTGTTAGTCCTGTCACGATTGAACGTATTAGAGAGGTACGTTAAAATGGCACCGTCGATGTTTCAACAACGGTATGCACTACCATAGCCATTAAATTCCGTAATGAAATTGTACCGTGACTTCGGTCGCTGGTCCGCTAACCAATTTATGTGTATCTCAATTAAACGCGACCGACTCGTATCGTACGTGTACATAAAACAACTTTTGTTCGTAACCCATCGATAATGATTACTCATAGTCGAGATATATACGATAAACGTCGAGATTTCTCGTATCTTTTTCATCGCTGTCCTTGGATCATTCCGATAAAACGTTTCATTATCTTACAGACAGTGTTcgagtaaatataactcattgTCGATAATCGAAACAAATCGACGCCTATAAGAAGATTTTAAGTTTAACGTTCGAACTCGCGTGGCTTTCAAA
The nucleotide sequence above comes from Megachile rotundata isolate GNS110a chromosome 13, iyMegRotu1, whole genome shotgun sequence. Encoded proteins:
- the LOC105664242 gene encoding venom metalloprotease inhibitor-like yields the protein MFRIIFALFVALAVLSSTILAGKIICNRPHEEYQCGSACQTTCDTLGEPCPIVNIKCNDDCYCKEGYARNRKDICIPIRHCPKKRDKSKLRHRLSSTLYR
- the LOC100876852 gene encoding serine protease inhibitor swm-1-like, giving the protein MSRTLFVLFVVLALFSVSSYGQQCGVNEEFKSCGSACEPSCAKPRTDICTYQCKIGCQCKDGYLRNGEGACVLPENCSTTMSRATFALLLIVAIAYTSAHPQQNGPSKQCGPNEVFNECGSPCVDTCDKPASSVCSLSCKIGCECKPGFVRNKENKCVLTRDC